The Allorhodopirellula heiligendammensis genome includes a window with the following:
- a CDS encoding FG-GAP-like repeat-containing protein: MTHRLNPGHDEIFRRFCVPVRWIFCAMCLCGCDSSPPASVPPPSVPPAKIPQANKSESDLATVTQDRGTPQSIEAATALVNAARFGDAEPILRHLLLQSPDDPPALFLMARCKAAMGDLPGAVSMLEQIPPTHPEAGLPALGMAADWLMELGHFTEAERKLRAILNHQDRFVIAHRRLAQLLNSQGRRAEAIPHMRALARFQVATPSELYGMNAFSDPFIHSDSLGAVELPLSDLCLAKLEWFEGHLQESKAMVLELLGKPSPSAAEAAFAGRVLALLQDDDSFVSWIGQLPLGIEQEPEYWFAVGDWYQRRGQHDIAVRCFAEAVQLDDTDRFSFRAMARSLDALGRSDLSKSANDRAELLEEVNYIITGIERTPLQMQRLVTVLAELGRTGEARRWLQLSSESVDESVLLACLTEPNERASNWLTCGVDTEDWPLPDFASIQRSAPVPPIHRTPVETLVAIEDIAHEVGLDFQYQPGGDVEQLRMFQITGAGVAATDFDRDGWPDLYFGQGGGDDLGGADSLPNQLFRNMGGDHFTNVTLPSDAGAIGYAQGVAAGDFNQDGFMDLVVANIGPNFLLRNNGDGTFSRQPLGESDPGTWTASVACGDLDGDAVPEIVLVNYINDPGIHDMTCSGLEGTSCSPQQFQPAVSEILRCDDDGKWQPWTPFANACHPTYGLGVLITNIDEEAGNDLYIANDTEPNSLWLSRFSTNVEQPYLLTESAQLNGCAVGLRGNAEGSMGIASADFDRNGRLDLHVTNFAAEPSALYLQHDHGIFRNQYLNQGLDLATYSNVGWGTQACDVDNDGWTDVAMMNGHLYPSLPDGSAYRMRAQLFRGGPAGFQPWQPPLGSFWETPRLGRALAKIDWNRDGREDLVSVHLDTPAALLQNNTTGGNWLQLNLVATASERNAIGTKARAMTADGVWTQWMTSGDGYQCSNESLLNFGIGDAVNIVELLIHWPSGTTSSYTDLPVNRRYLAIENEPELFIENKTQPPRQTSQE; the protein is encoded by the coding sequence GAAGATTCCCCAGGCGAATAAGTCCGAGTCCGACCTGGCAACGGTGACCCAGGATCGTGGGACGCCGCAGAGTATCGAAGCGGCGACGGCGCTGGTGAACGCGGCCCGTTTTGGCGATGCCGAGCCGATCCTTCGCCACCTCCTGCTCCAGTCTCCAGATGACCCGCCGGCACTCTTTTTGATGGCACGGTGCAAAGCTGCGATGGGCGACCTGCCCGGTGCGGTGTCGATGCTCGAGCAGATTCCGCCCACGCATCCCGAGGCAGGCTTGCCTGCGTTGGGCATGGCGGCGGACTGGCTCATGGAACTGGGGCATTTCACGGAGGCGGAGCGTAAGCTGCGTGCGATTTTGAATCATCAAGATCGCTTTGTCATTGCCCATCGGCGTTTGGCCCAACTGCTGAATTCCCAGGGCCGCCGGGCTGAGGCCATTCCGCACATGCGGGCACTGGCTAGATTTCAAGTCGCCACGCCGAGTGAGTTGTACGGTATGAATGCCTTCAGTGATCCGTTCATTCATTCGGACAGTCTCGGCGCCGTCGAGCTGCCGCTAAGTGATCTCTGTCTAGCCAAGCTGGAATGGTTCGAAGGTCATCTGCAAGAATCCAAGGCGATGGTTTTGGAACTGCTAGGCAAGCCGTCGCCGTCGGCGGCCGAGGCTGCCTTTGCCGGACGTGTTCTTGCGTTGCTGCAGGATGATGATTCGTTCGTGAGCTGGATCGGTCAACTGCCGCTCGGTATCGAGCAAGAGCCCGAGTATTGGTTTGCAGTGGGCGATTGGTACCAGCGCCGGGGCCAGCACGACATTGCCGTTCGGTGCTTCGCCGAGGCGGTCCAGCTCGACGATACCGATCGATTTTCTTTTCGCGCCATGGCCCGCTCACTGGACGCACTGGGGAGGTCGGACTTATCGAAGTCTGCGAATGACCGCGCTGAACTGCTTGAAGAGGTGAACTACATCATTACCGGGATTGAGCGAACCCCTTTGCAGATGCAACGCCTCGTGACCGTGCTCGCGGAGCTGGGGCGGACAGGGGAAGCTCGTCGATGGTTGCAACTATCATCTGAGAGCGTCGACGAGTCTGTGCTTCTCGCGTGTCTCACAGAACCGAACGAACGTGCTTCGAACTGGTTGACCTGCGGGGTGGATACTGAGGATTGGCCACTGCCGGATTTTGCGAGCATTCAACGGTCCGCGCCAGTGCCGCCGATACACCGGACACCGGTGGAGACGTTGGTGGCGATTGAGGATATCGCCCACGAAGTGGGGCTCGACTTTCAGTATCAGCCTGGGGGCGATGTCGAGCAACTTCGCATGTTTCAGATCACGGGTGCCGGCGTAGCGGCGACCGACTTTGATCGCGATGGATGGCCGGATCTCTATTTCGGCCAAGGCGGGGGCGATGATCTCGGCGGTGCGGACTCGCTCCCCAACCAACTGTTTCGAAACATGGGTGGGGACCATTTTACGAATGTGACCCTGCCGAGCGATGCCGGTGCAATCGGCTACGCCCAAGGGGTCGCAGCGGGTGATTTCAATCAAGATGGATTCATGGATCTTGTTGTCGCGAACATCGGTCCCAATTTCCTACTGCGGAACAATGGCGACGGCACATTCAGCCGGCAACCGCTGGGTGAGTCCGATCCCGGAACGTGGACTGCTTCGGTTGCGTGTGGAGATCTCGATGGTGATGCTGTCCCTGAAATCGTGCTGGTCAATTACATTAACGATCCCGGGATCCATGACATGACGTGCTCGGGGCTGGAGGGCACGAGCTGCAGTCCCCAGCAGTTTCAACCCGCTGTCAGCGAAATCCTGCGGTGTGATGATGACGGAAAATGGCAGCCGTGGACGCCCTTTGCCAACGCCTGTCACCCCACCTACGGTCTGGGCGTCCTGATCACAAATATTGACGAGGAAGCCGGGAACGATCTCTACATAGCCAATGACACTGAGCCAAACTCCCTTTGGCTTAGCCGTTTCTCGACAAACGTTGAGCAACCCTATTTGCTCACCGAATCGGCACAGTTAAATGGGTGCGCCGTCGGGTTGCGAGGGAATGCGGAAGGCAGCATGGGCATCGCTTCAGCAGACTTTGATCGCAATGGTCGTTTGGATCTACACGTCACCAATTTCGCCGCTGAACCGTCGGCACTCTACCTGCAGCACGACCACGGTATCTTCCGCAATCAATATCTCAACCAGGGCCTCGATCTGGCCACGTACAGCAATGTCGGCTGGGGGACTCAGGCATGTGACGTTGATAACGACGGATGGACTGACGTTGCAATGATGAATGGTCACCTCTATCCATCGCTTCCTGATGGATCGGCCTATCGGATGCGAGCCCAGCTATTCCGCGGCGGGCCAGCTGGGTTCCAACCCTGGCAGCCGCCTCTCGGTTCGTTTTGGGAAACACCTCGCCTCGGGCGTGCGCTCGCTAAAATCGATTGGAATCGCGACGGGCGAGAGGATCTCGTCAGCGTGCATTTGGATACGCCGGCGGCGCTGTTGCAGAACAACACAACCGGAGGTAATTGGTTGCAACTTAATCTCGTTGCGACCGCGAGTGAACGCAATGCGATCGGTACAAAAGCCAGAGCGATGACAGCTGACGGGGTCTGGACCCAGTGGATGACATCTGGCGATGGCTATCAGTGCAGCAACGAATCGCTATTGAACTTCGGCATCGGCGATGCAGTAAACATCGTTGAGCTTCTGATTCACTGGCCTTCTGGGACCACGAGTTCCTACACGGACCTCCCGGTCAATCGCCGGTACTTGGCGATTGAAAATGAGCCTGAGCTGTTTATAGAAAACAAGACGCAGCCGCCTCGTCAAACTAGTCAGGAATGA
- a CDS encoding aldehyde dehydrogenase (NADP(+)) translates to MTITATDLRPVLIAGSWRDATSQSSFQATDPNCNATLEAAFPVSDWQDCDAALDAAVAAAAELRRLPAEKIAEFMELYADKIEAAKDALVESAFAETGLARSPRLADVELPRTSNQLRAAAAACRSGNWALPTIDTKAGIRSCYRALGPVCVFGPNNFPFAFNSVSGGDFAAAIAAGNPVIGKANSSHPETTRLLAELAHAAVMESGLPPATVQLIYRTSHADGERLVADPRVGATGYTGSRGAGLALKAAADKAGKPIYLELSSVNPVVITPGALAERGEKMVDEFVGSALMGAGQFCTNPGIVMLVAGAQTDAFIDAVQARYASTAAGTLLSPAVARSLSKSVQTLTGLGAELLTGGGEPESDRCAVANTLMRVDGGAFLNDPEGFQTEAFGNASLMVVADDVPQLCRAIDCLEGNLTGCVYSSEGDSEEAEVEQITFVLEPKVGRLLNDKMPTGVAVSAAMNHGGPYPATGHPGFTAVGIPASVLRFGKLTSFDNVRPSRLPCLLKDAAPTEQTVRLIDGQWRGGAV, encoded by the coding sequence ATGACTATCACCGCTACTGATCTTCGTCCTGTATTGATTGCCGGATCATGGCGTGACGCCACCTCGCAATCGTCGTTCCAGGCCACCGATCCCAACTGCAACGCCACGCTTGAAGCCGCCTTCCCGGTCAGCGACTGGCAGGACTGCGATGCCGCGCTCGATGCCGCGGTCGCGGCCGCTGCCGAGCTGCGGCGATTGCCGGCTGAGAAAATTGCAGAGTTCATGGAACTCTATGCCGATAAAATTGAGGCAGCCAAGGACGCGTTGGTTGAATCGGCCTTTGCGGAAACTGGCCTGGCACGCTCACCCCGATTGGCCGACGTTGAATTGCCGCGAACCAGTAACCAACTGCGTGCGGCTGCTGCGGCGTGCCGCAGCGGGAACTGGGCGCTGCCGACGATTGATACCAAGGCGGGTATCCGCTCATGTTATCGTGCGTTGGGCCCCGTCTGCGTGTTCGGCCCCAACAACTTTCCATTCGCTTTCAACAGCGTTTCGGGAGGGGATTTTGCGGCGGCCATCGCAGCGGGAAATCCGGTCATCGGCAAAGCAAACAGCTCGCACCCAGAAACCACACGCCTACTTGCCGAACTCGCCCACGCGGCAGTGATGGAAAGCGGACTGCCACCGGCAACTGTTCAGTTGATCTATCGCACCAGCCATGCCGACGGCGAACGACTAGTCGCCGATCCTCGCGTGGGTGCGACCGGGTACACCGGTAGCCGCGGCGCGGGTCTGGCCCTGAAGGCGGCCGCCGACAAAGCCGGCAAACCGATCTACCTGGAACTCTCCAGCGTCAATCCTGTCGTCATTACGCCTGGAGCTTTAGCCGAACGCGGTGAGAAAATGGTCGATGAGTTCGTCGGCAGCGCGTTAATGGGTGCCGGCCAATTCTGCACCAATCCAGGGATCGTGATGCTCGTCGCAGGTGCCCAGACGGACGCGTTCATCGATGCCGTGCAAGCTCGCTATGCATCAACAGCGGCAGGCACGCTGCTCTCACCCGCGGTCGCTCGCTCGCTCAGCAAGAGCGTACAAACACTGACTGGTCTGGGGGCTGAACTATTGACCGGAGGTGGCGAGCCTGAGTCCGATCGTTGTGCTGTGGCCAATACCCTGATGCGTGTTGACGGCGGTGCGTTTCTCAACGACCCAGAAGGCTTTCAAACCGAAGCATTCGGGAACGCGTCGCTGATGGTCGTGGCCGACGATGTGCCGCAATTGTGTCGAGCGATCGATTGCCTCGAAGGCAATTTGACCGGGTGCGTGTACTCAAGCGAAGGCGACAGCGAAGAGGCAGAGGTGGAGCAAATCACGTTCGTGCTCGAGCCGAAGGTCGGTCGGCTGCTCAACGACAAAATGCCCACCGGTGTAGCCGTCAGTGCGGCGATGAATCACGGCGGGCCGTATCCCGCCACCGGACATCCCGGGTTCACCGCGGTGGGGATCCCAGCATCCGTGCTGCGATTTGGCAAGCTCACAAGTTTCGACAACGTCCGCCCATCACGCTTGCCTTGCCTGCTCAAAGACGCTGCACCTACTGAACAAACCGTGCGACTGATTGATGGCCAATGGCGTGGCGGCGCAGTGTGA
- a CDS encoding RluA family pseudouridine synthase codes for MKTIRFDPLPGCLPYRNERLMRVRQLYAGWSLIDFLGEFHPPTSRQNWLDWIARGEITLDGQVVDAEHRVSPGERYLHVMPGYVEPSVNAVVGILFEDDALLVVDKPAPLPVHPSGRFNRNTLSKLLAQIYPDETLRIAHRLDANTTGVVVFCRTAAAAAGVQPQFENRQVAKLYLARVQGHVPWHEYRCDLEIGDAKQFGKQDTAGARLTHASGQVAETLFRCRHRFEDGTSLLEVVPITGRTNQIRVHAAAIGFPIVGDAFYAKTCAETTQQTGRLTQTLGIDQPPMCLHAWRIGFDHPGTPSPMGVGTQSGNGKPVPLTFESPPPAWVENIYER; via the coding sequence ATGAAAACAATTCGCTTCGATCCACTTCCCGGCTGTCTACCGTATCGAAATGAGCGTCTGATGCGGGTGCGGCAATTGTATGCAGGATGGTCGCTGATCGATTTTCTAGGCGAGTTTCATCCACCAACATCGCGCCAGAATTGGCTCGACTGGATTGCTCGCGGAGAAATCACGCTCGATGGGCAGGTCGTCGATGCAGAACACCGCGTGAGCCCCGGGGAGCGTTATCTGCATGTGATGCCTGGCTACGTGGAGCCTTCCGTTAACGCTGTCGTCGGAATTCTCTTTGAAGATGACGCTTTGCTCGTCGTCGATAAGCCTGCGCCCCTACCGGTCCATCCGAGCGGCCGGTTCAATCGCAACACACTGTCGAAGTTGTTGGCTCAAATTTATCCAGACGAGACACTCCGCATCGCCCATCGGCTCGACGCCAATACGACGGGCGTGGTCGTGTTCTGTCGTACGGCAGCAGCGGCAGCAGGGGTGCAGCCGCAATTCGAGAACCGCCAAGTCGCGAAGCTGTATCTCGCTCGCGTGCAGGGGCATGTGCCTTGGCACGAGTATCGCTGCGATCTTGAAATCGGCGACGCCAAGCAGTTTGGCAAGCAGGATACCGCAGGGGCGCGCCTCACGCATGCGAGCGGCCAAGTCGCTGAAACGCTGTTTCGATGTCGCCATCGTTTTGAAGACGGAACGTCGCTGCTCGAAGTCGTTCCGATTACCGGGCGGACGAATCAAATTCGCGTGCATGCCGCAGCGATTGGATTTCCCATTGTGGGCGATGCGTTCTATGCGAAAACGTGTGCGGAGACGACACAGCAGACCGGTCGACTGACGCAAACGCTGGGCATTGATCAGCCCCCGATGTGCCTGCATGCCTGGCGGATTGGATTCGATCATCCAGGGACGCCGAGTCCGATGGGGGTGGGGACTCAATCAGGCAATGGGAAACCGGTGCCGCTGACGTTTGAGAGTCCGCCCCCGGCATGGGTGGAAAATATTTACGAGCGGTGA
- the metW gene encoding methionine biosynthesis protein MetW, which yields MSLNEDCSSTDDIRSDEPLSHAQTVWFNQPLLLERGGQLPKIRCCYETWGTLNADASNAILVCHAVSGDSHAARHNANDQPGWWDGLIGPGMSIDTNQFFVVCPNVLGGCRGTTGPGDLRAEDDLELATSPNQPIPGVSINSDERSPLEAMSRQGGGDERPYGADFPRITIGDMVEVQRRLADHLGIVKWRAIVGGSLGGHQALQWVSRYPNCTHTCIAIATSPRLTSQALGFDVIARNAIQTDPHFHGGQYYDRPNRPVTGLAIARMLGHITYLSVAAMEAKFDPDRHDPRHIASDFEQRFSVGSYLAHQGQKFTTRFDANSYITLSMAMDLFDLGGNRLKLMETFDECTCDFLLVSFSSDWLFPPAQSREIVNALTALDKRVTYAEITSDAGHDAFLIARDMATYGPLVQERLRSSDTHRGVNLSAGDAVSKGQSPVQLTVAEESILEIIPAGSSVLDLGCGCGELLAAIRDRHAGTPMRLMGVEVAQENILSTAMRGLDVIDYDLNNGLPAFIDDQFDVVVLNATLQAVDNVVALLEEMLRVGKKAIISFPNFAYRALREDYVTRGRSPRAVGEFDFDWHDTPNRRFPTIADVHDLLIEMGVTIDREIYWDVSQARHIDADDDPNLNADTAVLEIHRS from the coding sequence ATGTCTTTGAACGAAGACTGTTCGAGTACCGATGACATCCGCAGTGATGAACCGCTCTCGCACGCACAGACGGTATGGTTCAACCAGCCACTGTTGCTTGAGCGGGGAGGTCAATTACCCAAGATTCGCTGCTGCTATGAAACCTGGGGGACGCTCAATGCGGACGCCTCCAATGCCATTCTGGTCTGCCACGCCGTGTCGGGTGATTCCCACGCCGCACGTCACAACGCCAACGATCAGCCAGGTTGGTGGGATGGTTTGATCGGCCCCGGGATGTCCATTGACACCAACCAGTTTTTCGTCGTCTGCCCGAATGTGCTGGGCGGATGCCGGGGAACGACGGGGCCGGGCGACCTGCGAGCGGAAGATGACTTGGAGTTGGCCACGAGTCCAAACCAACCGATTCCCGGGGTATCCATCAACTCCGACGAGCGTAGCCCGTTGGAGGCAATGAGCCGGCAGGGCGGCGGGGACGAACGCCCGTACGGCGCGGATTTCCCGCGGATTACAATCGGGGACATGGTTGAAGTCCAACGTCGACTCGCCGACCATTTAGGGATTGTGAAATGGCGAGCCATCGTGGGCGGTTCCCTTGGCGGTCACCAGGCACTCCAGTGGGTGAGTCGCTATCCGAACTGCACGCACACATGCATCGCGATTGCGACCTCGCCGCGATTGACCAGCCAAGCGTTAGGGTTCGACGTCATCGCCCGCAACGCGATTCAAACCGACCCCCACTTCCACGGCGGCCAGTATTACGATCGTCCCAATCGGCCCGTCACAGGATTGGCGATCGCTCGCATGCTCGGACACATCACGTATTTGAGCGTCGCGGCGATGGAGGCCAAGTTCGATCCGGATCGACATGACCCGCGTCACATCGCATCGGATTTTGAACAGCGGTTCAGCGTGGGCTCGTACCTCGCCCATCAGGGACAGAAATTCACGACACGGTTCGACGCCAACAGTTACATTACACTGTCCATGGCGATGGACCTATTCGACCTGGGCGGCAATCGCCTGAAGTTAATGGAGACGTTTGACGAATGCACCTGCGATTTCCTGCTGGTTAGCTTCAGCAGTGATTGGCTGTTTCCTCCGGCTCAATCACGCGAGATTGTCAATGCATTGACCGCTCTAGATAAACGCGTGACCTATGCCGAGATCACATCGGATGCCGGTCACGATGCCTTTCTGATCGCCCGAGACATGGCGACGTATGGGCCACTCGTACAGGAACGATTGCGTTCATCGGACACGCACCGAGGCGTGAACCTCTCAGCCGGCGACGCGGTGTCGAAAGGGCAATCACCGGTGCAGCTCACGGTTGCCGAAGAATCCATTTTGGAAATCATTCCGGCCGGCAGCAGCGTGCTTGACCTCGGTTGTGGATGCGGAGAGTTACTGGCAGCGATTCGCGATCGACATGCCGGCACACCGATGCGATTGATGGGAGTGGAGGTCGCTCAGGAGAACATTTTGTCGACAGCAATGCGTGGCCTCGATGTCATCGACTACGACCTGAACAATGGATTGCCTGCGTTTATCGATGACCAGTTCGATGTGGTCGTGCTTAATGCCACCCTACAGGCGGTCGACAACGTTGTCGCGCTCCTCGAGGAGATGCTACGCGTGGGCAAGAAAGCGATCATTAGCTTTCCGAATTTCGCGTACCGAGCGCTGCGAGAAGATTATGTGACTCGAGGACGCTCGCCCCGAGCGGTCGGCGAGTTTGACTTTGATTGGCACGACACACCCAACCGGCGATTCCCCACCATCGCTGACGTGCATGACCTGTTGATTGAGATGGGCGTGACTATCGATCGCGAAATCTACTGGGATGTCAGTCAGGCTCGCCATATCGATGCGGACGATGACCCCAACTTGAACGCCGACACAGCCGTTCTCGAAATTCACCGCTCGTAA
- a CDS encoding O-acetylhomoserine aminocarboxypropyltransferase/cysteine synthase family protein, with the protein MSADATDNHRIATQALHAGQVADPTTKSRAVPIYATTSYQFDSTDHAAALFGLTEFGNIYSRLMNPTVDVLEKRLAAMEGGVTGLCFASGQAAITAAVLTLAHSGQNIVSSTSLYGGTWTLFSQTLKSLGIEVRFFDPDKPEDIHKLVDENTRLVYMESIGNPRNDVPDFKAIAKAAHTAPHGALPLLCDNTVMTPMLLRPFEHGVDIVIYSTTKFLGGHGVHIGGAIVDSGNFKWADQPEKWPEFCAPSPSYHGAVFEEHLRPMGNIAYNLHIRTHWLRDTGAAMSPFAAFLTLMGIETLHLRMPRHCENALTIAEFLNGHDAVEWVNYPGLKSHTHHANAEKYLPNGKGAILGFGIKGGAEAGKKFINACQLCSHLANIGDAKTLVIHPASTTHQQLSEDEQRRAGVSPEYIRMSIGIEDSADIIDDLKQALAAATA; encoded by the coding sequence ATGTCTGCAGACGCCACCGACAACCATCGCATTGCCACGCAAGCTCTCCATGCCGGGCAGGTCGCTGACCCGACGACGAAGTCGCGAGCGGTGCCGATTTATGCGACCACCAGTTACCAATTCGACAGCACCGATCATGCTGCTGCACTATTCGGGTTGACTGAGTTCGGGAACATCTACAGCCGGTTGATGAACCCGACTGTGGACGTGCTGGAGAAGCGCCTCGCGGCAATGGAAGGCGGCGTTACCGGACTGTGCTTTGCCTCCGGCCAAGCGGCGATTACCGCCGCAGTGCTGACGCTCGCCCACAGCGGCCAAAATATTGTCAGCAGCACATCGCTCTATGGTGGTACGTGGACCCTGTTCTCACAGACGCTCAAGAGCCTCGGGATTGAAGTTCGCTTTTTCGACCCCGATAAGCCCGAGGACATCCACAAACTGGTCGACGAAAACACGCGGCTGGTCTACATGGAAAGCATCGGCAATCCACGCAACGACGTCCCGGATTTCAAGGCAATCGCCAAAGCCGCCCACACCGCTCCCCATGGGGCACTGCCGCTGCTCTGTGACAACACGGTGATGACGCCGATGTTACTGCGCCCGTTTGAGCACGGCGTTGATATCGTGATTTACAGCACGACCAAGTTCTTGGGGGGGCATGGCGTGCATATTGGTGGCGCGATCGTCGACAGCGGTAACTTCAAGTGGGCCGACCAGCCCGAGAAGTGGCCTGAGTTCTGTGCCCCATCGCCGTCCTACCATGGCGCGGTTTTTGAAGAGCACCTGCGTCCCATGGGGAACATCGCCTACAACCTTCACATTCGCACCCACTGGCTGCGCGATACGGGAGCGGCGATGAGCCCGTTCGCAGCTTTCCTCACCCTGATGGGCATCGAGACCCTGCACCTGAGAATGCCTCGCCACTGCGAAAACGCCTTGACAATCGCAGAGTTCCTCAATGGTCACGATGCCGTGGAATGGGTGAACTATCCTGGCTTGAAGTCCCACACGCATCACGCCAACGCTGAGAAGTACCTCCCCAACGGCAAGGGTGCGATCCTGGGATTCGGCATCAAAGGCGGCGCCGAAGCGGGCAAGAAATTCATCAACGCCTGCCAGCTTTGCTCGCACTTGGCCAATATCGGTGATGCGAAAACGCTCGTAATTCATCCCGCCAGCACGACACACCAGCAGCTCTCCGAAGACGAGCAGCGACGCGCCGGGGTGAGCCCGGAGTACATCCGCATGTCGATCGGCATCGAGGACAGCGCTGACATCATCGATGATCTGAAACAAGCGTTGGCCGCAGCTACTGCGTAG
- a CDS encoding TIGR03067 domain-containing protein, with the protein MRRPLTLRQSLLSAANDNVMLRHLLLTLALCLLSTEAWADDDGTNSQADHPPTTDIDFQFDGVWKPKGAILGGDFVPPPALEAIRLTIQKNRYEVTVQGEEQSDRGVFTLDESVLPKRMTIEGKSGPNKGKTILAIYEMKGVNAMRVCYDLSGQEFPEEFKAPKGSQRYLVGYRRQTTNATDTLGVPAPSQHKPNANSNVE; encoded by the coding sequence GTGCGACGACCGCTGACGCTCCGCCAATCGCTCCTCTCCGCTGCCAATGATAACGTGATGCTGCGCCACCTTTTACTCACACTAGCTCTCTGCCTCTTGTCGACCGAAGCCTGGGCTGACGATGACGGCACGAACTCCCAGGCGGATCATCCGCCTACAACCGATATCGACTTCCAATTTGACGGTGTCTGGAAACCCAAAGGTGCAATCCTCGGTGGCGACTTCGTTCCACCTCCTGCACTGGAGGCCATTCGGCTCACGATTCAGAAAAATCGATACGAGGTCACGGTCCAGGGCGAGGAGCAATCCGACCGCGGTGTATTTACACTCGATGAGAGCGTTCTGCCAAAGCGAATGACAATTGAGGGCAAGTCTGGCCCCAACAAGGGCAAGACTATACTTGCGATTTACGAGATGAAAGGCGTCAATGCGATGCGAGTTTGCTATGACCTATCTGGCCAAGAATTTCCAGAGGAATTTAAAGCTCCCAAAGGCAGCCAACGGTATCTCGTCGGATATCGTCGGCAGACCACGAATGCGACGGACACGCTCGGAGTGCCCGCCCCAAGCCAACATAAACCGAACGCTAACTCAAACGTCGAGTGA